gcattgtgagatcttcactgatcatcggagtcttcagtatatctttagccagagggatttgaacttgaggcaacgaagatggcttgagttgctgaaagactatgatgtgaccattctgtatcatccaggaaaggccaatgttgtggccgatgctctgagtaggaagactcctagcatggggagtcttgcagcgcttagtattatggagagaccattggctagagatgtgcagatattagctaatagtcttgtccgcttgcagatttcagaagagagtgatgggataattgcttttattgaggctcggtcgtctttagtcgagcaaatccgtgcacaccagtttgatgatgaaaaattatgtctcattcgagacaaagtattgagaggggaagctaaggaggctgtgcttgattctgatggtgtatTGCGGATCGAAGGCAGAATTTGTGTGCCTAGGACAagcgatttgattagattgattcttgaagaggcccattgttctcggtattccatccatccgggagcggcgaagatgtatcatgatctgagtcaacattattggtggtgtgggatgaagagagatatttcagactttgtttcgaggtgtttgacttgccagcaggtcaagtgtgagcaccagcggcccgggggtgtattccagaggatgcctattcctacttggaagtgggagcggattactatggactttgttgtgggtttgcctaccacagtgggtggttatgactctatttgggttgttgttgataggctgaccaagtctgcacactttatCCTGGTTCAGGTGAAGTAtacagcagaaaagttagctgagctatatatcagtcagattgtgcgactacatggagttcctatttctatcatatcagatcgaggttcactatttacttcttacttttggaaggcattacaacatggtctgggtactcagttagatatgagtacggcatttcaccctcagacagatggtcaatctgagcggaccattcaggtattggaagatatgcttcgagcgtgtgtgatcgattttggtgcaagatgggatcggcatttacccttagcggagtttgcctataataacagttatcactctagtattcaaatggccccatttgaggcattgtatggtagacggtgtagatctccgattggttggtttgattcggcggagatggactctttggatacaaacttgcttagagatgctatggaacAAGTTCGTGTGATTCAGTATAGACTGTTGACAGCTCAGAGTTGAtagaagagttatgcagaccgAAGAGTTAGAGActtggtgtttatggagggtgatcatgtttggctccgagtatcacccatgaagggtgtgatgaggtttggaaagaagggcaagcttagccctaggttcattggaccttttgagattttgagccgagtgggagaAGTGGCTTATAAGTTGGcgttgccacctagtttgtcagtagttcatcctgttttccatgtctctatgcttcagaagtatattccggatgaatctcatgtgatttcactCGATTCTGTGGAGCTGGGTGCAGACTTGacatatgaggaggagcctatatcTATATTGGATAGGCAAATCCGAAAGCTTAGGACCACGGAGCTTGtttcagtgaaggtgcaatggaagcaccgtTCAGTAAGAGAAGCAACTTCGGAGAcagagtctgacatgcgtgcccgatatcctcaactttttgaagcttcaGGTAATTACTTActctatgttcgaggacgaacatgatttttagtggtggataatgtaatgacgcggaaggtcatttttggaaattttaaatatttgcttaacttgagttaattaatcgatagtttatgggctaaagtgataatttatttaagaccctatactatttagcctttatttaataaaatatgtgggtaaaacctatcacaattagtacttaataaattcataaaaggaaaaggaGAAAGGAGATCGACGGAACGAGGACGAAGGGTTCGACTGCTGCTTCAGGTAAACAACTTATGCATTAAACGCCTTGTGAAAATGTCTTGTTTATCACTATACACGTGTACATGACATTATAATATGAATGGAAGAAGGGAATTTGAAACAAGAATTGGCAGTGGCATATATATTGAAATTGGATAAGcatatgattaatttaaatagtctaatcattgtccaatgatgaCCTAATAATTGGATAATAATGCCTAATCATAGGATATGATTGCTTagtgaataatttatttaattaatgtttatagTTGAACATTAGATATATGTTAATCTGTAAATTGTTTTGAGGCACATCTGATTTAGTTAATTGTTTAGTTATCACATTATGATTCAAGTTTTGACATATTAAGATGTGATATTAAATATTGAGTATCGTATAATTATATAAGAACTTTCACGGTTGTGGTGTTTGGATAAATTATGACCtaattgacttgaaatttagaaaatatgagatttcaCTTATTGGTTGGAATCAAGATTTagtaacttgattataaattttgggtgtatttttaggtcaaggttaaacaaataaaaatatgggtGTTgttaattctaaaactttattgtgaatatatacttgaatagattccattggttcggaatctcaacggaaagggaaggctcaagccctagagtaattattcgattgactaaggcaagtggatttctaaacccttgttaagcgtacgaaattcgtgtatttccttgtgtgatgttgagaatgatttggacaCTTGTTGCTtaattgttggtgttgtatttcttgttgcaaattgtgctttgttatcaaatggttatctcctccttttcatttgagcatgtcatttgcattttatctgagacatggttgtggtaagaggatgtactattttcgagggtcgtattgcgcgccgcgatggatattatatttcgagggacgtatcgcgcgccgcgaaggttactattatcgaggttcgtgtcgtgcgccgcgacagatgcatggacagatatgtcccccatgagtcccggactgagagacagcgggtgtgtatcgttagggaagacatgcatcactatacttgacattgcatctcattgCATTACACATttgattattgatgaacttgaacacgtgttttgttgatcttgtgagtgtttctctgtgaagcttgtgactgttgaatattgagttgttattgagaatgtgtaaactgatagagtgtggttattgagttgtgtgtttggtaaactgtaaactattagactgtagcgcggaggtttagatatggtgtaagaagtgcccgtattttgttcacttaacttgtgtttagaggtttgcttgttgggtaccgcgtggtttggtactcaccccttgcttctacaaatttttgtagggtacgagcctggatcttcgtgatacctgtcattcttttcgtttccaaggcatcttgtggaggattgtgaggtagctgcttgtcatctcagcgaactttcctactccagtttatgactttgtttttacttgaaagacaacttcatgttagacttctattttatttcaattctaatatttacattagaggcttgtgcacgtgacaacctgattttggggattggattaatatgacttgttttcataataggaattgttgttggattgtcatttacttccgcactttgttagatatttggttttaggctgacttgtcttggtgggataagacgagtgccatcacacccatttttgggtcgtgacacaaatATAACCATGTACTATATGAGATAGTTTAAATATGAACCTAGTTATACTTTCGGGCTAAATATACCCCTCCCGTTATAGTTTTGGGCTAAATATTCGTTATGACTAACAGAGGACTCATGGGAAACTTAGATTAAATAAACtattcaattgaaaataaatcaaattttataaccTTTACTCTTCAAAGATTCGACCACCGCTTTAGCATCTTCACATCCTTTGTCCTAAAAGAGAAACTTAACTTACACAAGAAGTCGCATTTCTATTacatatttcatcaaaaatccCATTTTGGCGAAGCTAAAGTTTTGAAGTGTTGCAATCCTTTATATTGTTTGATATTAAGAAGTTTAGGCAGGTTACTAACAATGACATGATCTTTGAACCATGTCTATAAGTCATATTTCTCATAATCGAAATGTTTATCACTGTAGAAGAAATCAGGAACAACCAAGTACACTGAATCTGCAACTTTATCTGCTAGTTACTTGAATTATATCCTAACAAGTTTAAGGGATTGATTATGTATTAAGCTACAAAAAATAGTAGTATACATAATGGAGATCATATAACAAAAATCTTTGGAGAAGTAGAAGCTCCAAGTTGCAGAACTTCTTAGGCAAGAAATCAAACGCCCATTAACCTTTTTGATTTGAAAGACCATTGGTGGGTTAATGTGTATGAGGTCGGGTTATGTTAGTAGGGGggttataaaattttgatttatttttaattgaatagttTATTTAATCTCAGCCTTCCACGTATCTTATGTTAGTCATAAGGGTATATTTAGCCAAAAAGTATAACGGAAGGAGGATATTTAGCCCAACCATCGTTATTGACACCCACACTAGCTCTCCGGTGGAAGAACTATTACTA
The sequence above is a segment of the Solanum lycopersicum chromosome 10, SLM_r2.1 genome. Coding sequences within it:
- the LOC138338695 gene encoding uncharacterized protein, which gives rise to MEGDHVWLRVSPMKGVMRFGKKGKLSPRFIGPFEILSRVGEVAYKLALPPSLSVVHPVFHVSMLQKYIPDESHVISLDSVELGADLTYEEEPISILDRQIRKLRTTELVSVKVQWKHRSVREATSETESDMRARYPQLFEASGNYLLYVRGRT